Within uncultured Methanoregula sp., the genomic segment CTATCATCATTACCGATGAACGAAACGTTGATTCTGCGACGCTTGCCGCAACATCCGCCTCCTATTGTTATGCGGGCGGGCTTTCAGAGTTTGTAAAATACTTAAACGAGGGCATCGAGGTCATCCACCCGAATCCCATCTATATTACGAAGAAAGACGCCGAGAACAAGCTCGAACTCGAGGTCGCGCTGCAGTACACGACCCAGTACGATGAGAAGCTCTACACCTACGTTAACTCGGTCAATACAAGAGAGGGCGGTACGCACCTCGAAGGCTTCCGGAGCGCGATCACCCGGGGCATCAACGTCGTTGCGAAACGGAACGGGCTCATCAAGGAGAATGCACAGGTTACGCTCCGGGGCGAGGACGTCCGCGAGGGACTGACCTCAGTCGTATCGGTCAAGATGGCGAATCCCCAGTTCGAGGGCCAGACCAAGATGCGCCTCGGCAACAGCAGTGTCAAAGGCGTTGTCGATTCGCTCGTGTACGCGGCGCTCACCGAGTACTTTGACGAGAACCCGGGCGTCCTCAAGACCATTGTTGAGAAAGCGTTATCGGCTGCAAAGGCCCGCGAGGCCGCACGGAACGCCCGGGAACTTGCCCGGCGCAAAAGTTCGCTCGAATCTGCCGGCCTGCCCGGGAAGCTCTCGGACTGCTCCGAGCGCGACCCGGAAAAGAGCGAGATCTATATCGTGGAAGGTGACTCTGCAGGCGGCAGCGCCAAGCAGGGCAGGGACCGGAAGTTCCAGGCAATCCTCCCGCTCAGGGGCAAGATCCTCAACGTGGAGAAAGCCGGCGAACACCAGATCCTCAAGAACGCCGAGATCCAGACGCTGATCAATGCCATCGGCACTGGCGTCCTCGAAAAGTTCGATCCCGAGCGTGCCCGGTACCACCACATTGTCATCATGACCGATGCCGATGTGGATGGCGCCCATATCCGAACGCTCCTCCTGACATTCTTCTACCGGTACATGAAGAGACTGATAGAACTCGGGTACGTGTACATCGCCCAGCCGCCCCTCTTCCGGGTCTCGAAAGGGAAAGAGGAGAAGTACGTGTATAAGGAGAGCGAGATGCAGAAGGTCTCCGCCGCTTTTGGAGAGAAGGGAGTGAACATCCAGCGGTACAAGGGTCTCGGCGAGATGAACGCCCAGCAGCTCTGGGACACGACCATGGACCCCGAGAACCGGATCTTCCTGAAAGTCTCGATCGAGGATGCATACGAAGCGGACGAGATGTTCAAGACCCTGATGGGAAAGGACGTGCAGATACGGAAAGATTTCATCATGCGCCATGCAAAGGAGGTGACGAACCTTGACATCTGAAGCCCCCATTCCAGAGGAACAACAGACTCACCGGACGGAGCCGATCAGCATCGAACAGGAGATGAAGACATCGTTCATCAACTACGCGATGTCGGTCATCATCCAGCGTGCGATCCCGGACGTCCGCGATGGCCTCAAGCCGGTCCACCGCCGATCGCTCTATGCCATGTGGGACATGGGCAACACGAGCGACAAGCCCACCAAAAAGAGTGCGAGGGTTGTCGGTGACGTGATGGGTAAGTACCACCCTCATGGTGATGCATCGATCTA encodes:
- a CDS encoding DNA topoisomerase subunit B, producing the protein MTETYDASHITVLEGLAPVRERPAMYIGSTDTRGLHHLVYEVVDNSIDEALAGFCNRIVVVINKDGSLMVEDNGRGIPVDVMEKNHKSALEVVLTVLHAGGKFDKETYQVSGGLHGVGVSVVNALSNWLSARVYRDGNIYEMRFSKGKPTSALTTREESLAELLARYQQWYGEPAPFSRAPALTGESSGSGQLDLGAAAQYPSGNEQQDRASLLATLGNKLTGTRIHFVPDATIFETTTFDYDTLAHRLRELAFLNAGLSIIITDERNVDSATLAATSASYCYAGGLSEFVKYLNEGIEVIHPNPIYITKKDAENKLELEVALQYTTQYDEKLYTYVNSVNTREGGTHLEGFRSAITRGINVVAKRNGLIKENAQVTLRGEDVREGLTSVVSVKMANPQFEGQTKMRLGNSSVKGVVDSLVYAALTEYFDENPGVLKTIVEKALSAAKAREAARNARELARRKSSLESAGLPGKLSDCSERDPEKSEIYIVEGDSAGGSAKQGRDRKFQAILPLRGKILNVEKAGEHQILKNAEIQTLINAIGTGVLEKFDPERARYHHIVIMTDADVDGAHIRTLLLTFFYRYMKRLIELGYVYIAQPPLFRVSKGKEEKYVYKESEMQKVSAAFGEKGVNIQRYKGLGEMNAQQLWDTTMDPENRIFLKVSIEDAYEADEMFKTLMGKDVQIRKDFIMRHAKEVTNLDI